Proteins found in one Pseudomonas mosselii genomic segment:
- a CDS encoding DUF2840 domain-containing protein: MNASASTAHTPKASAPTAAPPPAPSTLAGQAGNVPLTRVALTYIEPRFKLYLRFGEPARTLQLDRWRRCAVFLPNAVLCRIRWQANDYGTIRWQLMVMQTATPLDAVQRIPGVQPGARLLLHAEGDANVRAVLERIDDIEALGIAAADTSPAYWRTLANRLAARSALPTYTTERHAAWLAGRALP, from the coding sequence GTGAACGCATCCGCTTCGACCGCCCACACCCCCAAAGCAAGTGCGCCCACGGCTGCACCGCCGCCGGCGCCTTCGACACTCGCCGGCCAGGCCGGCAACGTGCCGCTGACGCGCGTGGCGCTGACCTACATCGAACCCCGCTTCAAGCTCTACCTGCGCTTCGGCGAACCGGCGCGCACGCTCCAGCTCGACCGCTGGCGGCGCTGCGCCGTGTTCCTGCCGAACGCGGTTCTGTGCCGCATCCGTTGGCAGGCCAACGACTACGGCACGATCCGCTGGCAGCTCATGGTGATGCAGACCGCCACGCCGCTGGACGCCGTGCAACGCATCCCCGGCGTGCAGCCGGGCGCGCGTCTGCTGTTGCACGCCGAAGGCGATGCCAACGTTCGCGCCGTGCTGGAACGCATCGACGACATCGAGGCGCTGGGCATCGCAGCCGCAGACACATCGCCCGCGTACTGGCGCACGCTCGCGAACCGGCTCGCAGCGCGCTCGGCGTTACCCACATACACCACAGAACGGCACGCCGCCTGGCTGGCAGGGAGGGCATTGCCATGA
- a CDS encoding S26 family signal peptidase codes for MTTISTTGPVPHPRSRLRTRLVLAGFATVGLAALAWAAFVQPLPRMAYNPSDSVAVGWYRIEPFDPRTASRPRPLSVDSIVLVPLPDRAAMLAAQRSYLPTRVPLLKRVGAVAPQHVCIVAGQVRIDGVPVAAALPADRQGRPLPSLQLCRRLEPGELFLLSVTNPASFDSRYFGPVSASTAIGVAHPIWLETRP; via the coding sequence ATGACCACGATTTCCACGACCGGCCCCGTGCCGCATCCTCGCTCGCGCCTGCGCACTCGCCTCGTGCTGGCAGGCTTCGCCACCGTCGGCCTCGCTGCGCTGGCCTGGGCTGCGTTCGTGCAGCCCCTGCCGCGAATGGCCTACAACCCGTCCGACAGCGTGGCGGTCGGTTGGTATCGCATCGAACCGTTCGACCCGCGCACCGCCTCGCGGCCACGTCCGCTGTCCGTGGACAGCATCGTGCTGGTGCCGCTGCCCGACAGGGCCGCCATGCTGGCTGCGCAGCGCAGTTACCTACCGACCCGCGTTCCGCTGCTCAAACGTGTGGGCGCAGTCGCGCCACAACACGTCTGCATCGTCGCCGGCCAGGTTCGCATCGACGGCGTGCCGGTGGCCGCCGCCCTGCCTGCCGACCGGCAGGGCCGACCGCTGCCATCCTTGCAGCTTTGCCGCCGTCTCGAACCGGGCGAACTGTTCCTCTTGAGCGTGACCAACCCAGCGTCGTTCGACAGCCGCTATTTCGGGCCGGTCAGTGCATCCACCGCGATCGGCGTTGCGCATCCGATCTGGCTGGAGACACGTCCATGA
- a CDS encoding relaxase/mobilization nuclease and DUF3363 domain-containing protein, translating into MTDRRDDDFRVRPGAPKNRGKGQGQSFVSKVLKRAGKASGGKSAVRRPVAGGSGQHAGQRPGSRLGRGHTAARFAGAKLTPMSRRVTVKTLLVNQRNASPQSLAKHLRYIERDGAGRDGEPGRAYGPQTDHADLDAFKERCQDDRHHFRFIVSPEDGAELDDLRTYTRHLMNRMEADLGTRLDWVAVDHWNTDNPHTHLIVRGRDDTGRDLVIAGDYIAHGFRHRAAELATEWLGPRTELEIQQTWQREVKQERWTSLDRTLQREVGEDDRVRIERFNEPTLQRQRLLLIGRLQRLQRLGLADEVQPSTWAIHADAEKTLRALGERGDIIRTMQRAMSGQPRELAVFEPADDGRTLVGRVAAKGLADELHDRGYLVIDGVDGKAHYVALNARDELASYPTGAVVEVRGSAEVRAADKNIAALASDGLYRTDHHLAIEQGRAKPGRDPQEVVAAHVRRLEALRRAGIVERVAEGLWKVPDDLSERGRQYDAQRLGGVAVDLKSHLPIERQARVIGATWLDQQLIGGGRGLGDLGFGGDAKQALQQRADFLEEQGLAQRRGQRVILSRNLLETLRNRELAQAAQHIAADSGLEHRHVTDGQRVAGIYRRSVILASGRYALLDDGMGFSLVPWRPIIEPRLGQQIAATVRGGGVSWEVGRQRGPGIG; encoded by the coding sequence ATGACCGACCGCCGCGACGACGATTTCCGGGTGCGCCCTGGCGCGCCGAAGAACCGAGGCAAAGGCCAGGGCCAGAGCTTCGTTTCCAAGGTGCTCAAGCGGGCTGGCAAAGCCAGCGGCGGCAAGTCGGCGGTGCGCCGTCCTGTCGCTGGCGGGAGCGGCCAGCACGCGGGCCAGCGGCCCGGCTCACGGCTTGGGCGCGGCCATACGGCAGCGCGCTTCGCAGGTGCAAAGCTGACACCCATGTCACGGCGCGTGACCGTCAAGACGCTGCTGGTCAACCAGCGCAACGCCAGCCCGCAGTCGCTCGCCAAGCACCTGCGCTACATCGAGCGCGACGGTGCCGGCCGGGACGGCGAGCCGGGCCGTGCCTACGGGCCGCAGACCGACCATGCCGACCTCGATGCCTTCAAGGAACGCTGCCAGGACGACCGACACCATTTCCGTTTCATTGTTTCCCCGGAAGACGGAGCCGAGCTGGACGACCTGCGCACCTACACCCGGCACCTGATGAACCGCATGGAGGCCGACCTGGGAACGCGGCTGGATTGGGTGGCGGTCGATCACTGGAACACCGACAACCCGCACACGCACCTGATCGTGCGCGGACGCGACGATACCGGCAGAGACCTCGTCATCGCGGGCGACTACATCGCCCACGGCTTCCGCCATCGCGCCGCCGAGCTGGCGACGGAATGGCTGGGGCCGCGCACCGAACTGGAGATCCAGCAGACCTGGCAGCGCGAGGTGAAGCAAGAGCGGTGGACGAGCCTCGACCGCACGTTGCAGCGCGAGGTCGGCGAGGATGACCGGGTGCGGATCGAACGCTTCAACGAACCGACGTTGCAACGCCAGCGCCTGCTACTGATCGGCCGGCTGCAACGCTTGCAGCGGCTCGGCCTGGCCGACGAGGTGCAGCCCAGCACCTGGGCCATCCATGCCGACGCTGAGAAGACCCTGCGTGCCCTGGGCGAGCGTGGCGACATCATCCGCACCATGCAGCGCGCCATGAGCGGCCAGCCGCGCGAGCTGGCGGTATTCGAGCCGGCCGACGACGGCCGTACCCTCGTCGGCCGCGTGGCCGCCAAGGGGCTGGCCGACGAGCTGCACGACCGCGGCTATCTGGTCATCGACGGCGTGGACGGCAAGGCCCACTACGTCGCTTTGAACGCCCGCGACGAACTGGCGAGCTACCCCACCGGCGCGGTGGTGGAGGTGCGTGGTTCCGCCGAGGTACGGGCGGCGGACAAGAACATCGCCGCACTGGCGAGCGATGGCCTGTACCGTACCGATCATCACCTGGCGATCGAGCAAGGCCGAGCCAAGCCCGGCCGCGACCCGCAGGAAGTCGTCGCGGCCCACGTCCGACGGCTGGAAGCCCTGCGCCGGGCCGGCATCGTGGAGCGCGTGGCGGAAGGGCTATGGAAAGTGCCGGACGACCTATCCGAGCGTGGGCGCCAGTACGATGCGCAGCGACTGGGCGGCGTGGCCGTGGACCTGAAATCTCACCTGCCGATCGAGCGGCAGGCCCGCGTGATCGGCGCCACCTGGCTCGACCAGCAACTGATCGGCGGCGGCCGGGGATTGGGCGACCTGGGCTTTGGTGGCGATGCCAAGCAAGCCTTGCAGCAGCGCGCCGACTTCCTCGAAGAACAGGGGCTGGCCCAGCGGCGTGGGCAGCGGGTGATTCTCTCCCGGAATCTGCTGGAAACGCTGCGCAATCGGGAGCTGGCGCAGGCCGCCCAGCACATTGCCGCCGATAGTGGGTTGGAGCATCGGCACGTCACAGACGGGCAGCGCGTAGCCGGCATCTACCGGCGCTCGGTCATTCTCGCCAGCGGTCGCTATGCGCTGCTCGATGACGGCATGGGGTTCAGTCTGGTGCCTTGGCGGCCGATAATCGAGCCACGACTGGGGCAGCAGATCGCCGCGACTGTACGCGGCGGCGGTGTGTCATGGGAGGTTGGACGGCAACGAGGTCCTGGGATTGGATAG
- a CDS encoding ABC-type transport auxiliary lipoprotein family protein, protein MNTSARMIPVAAATMTLVLGLSACSVLPKTAPMVTYKLPDYHIAQAESTPRAVPGPGALRVYAPESSRVLDSERLFIAQPDGRLSAWQGVRWADPAPVLLRDRIVEAFMRDGRSTSVITDSTPMSADMELRSTLRAFQLEYRGTEAIAAVRVRLDVQLVDPAKRTAIASRRFEAIQATGSKREADVVSAFGVATDVLAGQIVEWAVQVGAARLRVAPESASNHAPTASAISTD, encoded by the coding sequence GTGAACACTTCCGCCAGGATGATTCCCGTCGCTGCCGCGACTATGACGCTAGTACTCGGCTTGTCCGCGTGCAGTGTGCTTCCCAAAACAGCTCCAATGGTCACCTACAAACTGCCCGACTATCACATCGCCCAGGCGGAGAGTACGCCACGCGCCGTTCCTGGACCTGGGGCGCTGCGCGTCTACGCCCCTGAGAGTAGTCGCGTCCTGGATTCGGAGCGGCTTTTCATTGCGCAGCCCGATGGTCGCTTGTCGGCTTGGCAAGGAGTGCGTTGGGCCGACCCCGCACCGGTGCTGCTACGCGACCGAATCGTCGAAGCCTTCATGCGCGATGGGCGGTCGACTTCGGTGATTACCGATAGCACGCCAATGAGCGCCGATATGGAGTTGCGCAGTACGCTACGGGCGTTCCAGCTCGAATACCGCGGCACTGAAGCGATCGCCGCGGTTCGGGTTCGGCTCGATGTGCAACTGGTCGATCCGGCCAAACGGACTGCTATTGCCAGTAGACGCTTCGAAGCAATCCAAGCTACAGGCAGCAAGCGAGAGGCAGATGTGGTGAGCGCGTTCGGTGTCGCGACGGACGTGTTGGCCGGGCAGATCGTTGAATGGGCAGTTCAGGTCGGGGCAGCGCGTTTGCGAGTTGCACCGGAATCGGCAAGCAACCATGCACCCACAGCGTCGGCGATAAGCACAGACTAG
- a CDS encoding MlaD family protein has protein sequence MEPRAHHVFIGLFVVLLGAIGIGFALWLSDTRSDHDYQYYRIMFDEPVTGLTPGSQVQYSGITIGEVVALSLSPPDPRRAIARVRINATIPVRQDTRAELVITGITGNAVIELSDGGPNVPLLDRKEDEEPLILAPRSAMASLVSGEGNSMTTLNGILLRTQELLSKENLALVHRSLVNLEQTTGAVADQRAEIATLISNLTEASRESTAAVRQANSTLRDANLLLNNDGKQIMVNTRDATASLERAAFRVETLLQNNQESLNQGMAATGPAMHELQQALANLNTVLRRLDRNPAQYLLGGENIEETKP, from the coding sequence ATGGAGCCACGTGCCCATCATGTATTCATTGGTCTGTTCGTCGTGCTGCTCGGTGCGATTGGTATCGGCTTCGCGCTCTGGCTCAGCGACACACGTTCCGACCACGATTACCAGTATTACCGGATCATGTTCGATGAGCCAGTGACCGGGCTTACGCCCGGCAGCCAGGTTCAGTACAGCGGAATCACGATTGGCGAAGTCGTTGCACTTTCTCTTTCGCCGCCTGACCCAAGGCGGGCGATAGCGCGCGTGCGTATCAATGCCACCATCCCGGTCCGGCAGGATACCCGCGCTGAATTGGTCATCACGGGAATTACCGGCAACGCGGTGATCGAGTTGAGCGACGGTGGGCCAAACGTGCCATTGCTGGATCGGAAAGAGGACGAGGAACCGTTGATCCTCGCGCCACGTTCGGCGATGGCATCCCTGGTCTCCGGCGAGGGTAACAGCATGACGACACTCAACGGCATCTTGCTGCGCACGCAGGAGTTACTGTCGAAGGAGAATTTGGCTCTTGTGCACCGCAGTCTAGTGAATCTCGAACAGACTACGGGCGCGGTCGCTGACCAGAGGGCCGAGATCGCGACGTTAATCAGCAATCTGACCGAAGCAAGCAGAGAATCGACAGCTGCCGTGCGCCAAGCAAATAGCACTCTTCGCGATGCCAACCTGCTACTAAATAACGATGGTAAGCAAATCATGGTGAACACGCGTGATGCAACGGCATCCCTCGAACGCGCCGCTTTCAGGGTTGAGACGCTACTGCAAAACAATCAGGAATCGCTGAACCAAGGCATGGCCGCCACAGGCCCTGCCATGCACGAACTCCAGCAGGCGCTGGCCAATCTAAACACCGTGCTGCGCCGACTGGATCGCAATCCGGCGCAATACCTGCTCGGTGGAGAGAACATTGAGGAAACCAAGCCGTGA